A DNA window from Pithys albifrons albifrons isolate INPA30051 chromosome 7, PitAlb_v1, whole genome shotgun sequence contains the following coding sequences:
- the PDIA4 gene encoding protein disulfide-isomerase A4, whose protein sequence is MRVRRLWLLLLLLGLAQIALLARGTAAQEEEEEDGDGESVTKEADDDDDDDDEEDDEDDDDSEVKEENGVLVLNDANFDTFTADKDTVLLEFYAPWCGHCKQFAPEYENIAKTLKENDPPIPVAKVDATAATSLASRFDVSGYPTIKILKKGQPVDYDGSRTEDAIVAKVKEVSDPNWTPPPEATLVLTQDNFDDVVNGADIILVEFYAPWCGHCKRLAPEYEKAAKELSNRTPPIPLAKVDATAETELAKRFDVTGYPTLKIFRKGKPYDYSGPREKYGIVDYMIEQAGPPSKQIQTSKQVQEFLKDGDDVIIIGVFSGENDKAYQLYQEAANSLREDYKFHHTFSNEIAKLLKASPGKLVVMQPEKFQSKHEPKMHVLNLKDTTDGSEIKEHVLKHALPLVGHRKPSNDAKRYAKRPLVVVYYSVDFSFDYRVATQYWRGKVLEVAKDFPEYVFAVSDEEDYSSEIKDLGLLESGEDVNVAILDEGGKKYAMEPEEFDSDVLRQFVLAFKKGKLKPIVKSQPVPKNNKGPVKVVVGKTFDTIVMDPKNDVLIEFYAPWCGHCKKLEPVYTELGKKYKNEKNLIIAKMDATANDVTNDHYKVEGFPTIYFAPRDKKNNPIKFEGGDRDLEHLSKFIEEHATKLSRTKEEL, encoded by the exons AATCTGTTACAAAAGAAGCtgatgatgacgatgatgatgatgatgaagaagaTGACGAAGATGACGACGATTCTGAagttaaagaagaaaatggtgTATTAGTCTTGAACGATGCAAACTTTGACACCTTTACTGCAGACAAGGATACTGTGCTGCTGGAGTTCTACGCACCATG GTGTGGGCATTGCAAACAGTTTGCTCCAGAGTATGAAAATATAGCCAAAACTCTGAAGGAAAATGACCCTCCTATTCCTGTTGCCAAAGTAGATGCTACTGCAGCCACTTCACTGGCAAGTCGTTTTGATGTCAGTGGCTACCCAACCATCAAAATCCTGAAAAAAGGGCAGCCTGTTGACTATGATGGTTCTCGGACAGAGGATG CAATTGTGGCCAAAGTCAAGGAGGTTTCTGACCCCAACTGGACCCCTCCACCCGAGGCTACTCTGGTATTGACCCAGGATAACTTTGACGATGTTGTGAATGGTGCTGACATAATCCTGGTGGAGTTCTATGCTCCATG GTGTGGGCACTGCAAAAGGCTTGCTCCAGAATATGAGAAGGCTGCCAAGGAGCTCAGCAACCGCACCCCTCCTATTCCCCTGGCTAAAGTCGATGCCACTGCTGAGACTGAGCTTGCAAAGAGATTTGATGTTACTGGATACCCAACGCTCAAAATCTTCCGCAAGGGCAAACCTTATGACTACAGCGGTCCACGGGAAAAATACG GCATTGTCGACTACATGATTGAACAGGCTGGTCCTCCATCCAAACAGATTCAGACCTCCAAGCAGGTACAGGAATTTCTGAAGGATGGGGATGATGTCATCATCATTGGTGTCTTTAGTGGAGAGAATGACAAAGCCTATCAGCTCTATCAGGAAGCAg CTAACAGTTTGAGAGAAGATTATAAATTTCATCACACCTTCAGCAACGAGATTGCAAAACTACTGAAAGCATCTCCAGGAAAACTGGTGGTCATGCAGCCAGAAAAATTTCAGTCAAAGCATGAGCCCAAGATGCATGTTCTGAATCTTAAA GATACTACAGATGGGTCAGAGATTAAAGAGCACGTGCTAAAACATGCTTTGCCTCTAGTTGGTCATCGCAAGCCTTCCAATGATGCCAAGAGATATGCTAAGCGTCCTCTAGTGGTTGTCTATTACTCTGTGGACTTTAGTTTTGACTACCGTGTTG ctACCCAGTACTGGAGAGGCAAAGTCCTGGAAGTGGCCAAGGACTTCCCTGAATACGTGTTTGCTGTTTCTGATGAGGAAGATtattcttctgaaataaaagatttGGGCCTGCTTGAGAGTGGAGAGGATGTCAATGTTGCCATTCTGGATGAAGGGGGCAAGAAATATGCCATGGAGCCAGAAGAGTTTGACTCTGATGTACTCAGGCAGTTTGTGCTGGCATTCAAAAAAG GAAAACTGAAGCCAATTGTGAAGTCCCAGCCAGTGCCAAAAAATAACAAAGGGCCTGTGAAAGTGGTAGTGGGTAAAACTTTTGATACCATAGTAATGGATCCAAAGAATGATGTTCTCATAGAGTTCTACGCCCCATGGTGTGGACACTGCAAGAAACTAGAACCGGTGTATACTGAGCTAGGCAAAAAGTACAAGAATGAGAAAAACCTAATTATAGCCAAGATGGATGCTACTGCCAACGACGTGACGAACGACCACTACAAAGTAGAGGGATTCCCCACCATCTACTTTGCTCCGAGGGACAAGAAGAACAACCCTATTAAATTTGAAGGCGGGGACAGAGATTTAGAGCATTTGAGCAAATTTATAGAGGAGCATGCAACAAAACTTTCCAGAACAAAAGAAGAGCTTTAG